A window from Argopecten irradians isolate NY chromosome 3, Ai_NY, whole genome shotgun sequence encodes these proteins:
- the LOC138317458 gene encoding uncharacterized protein: MNAEIITDTSRCLDVTNKLEKFDVIAVGTEGVHLGKDGPLTLVQIGTIDDNVYLFDIHTNKDLFTKGKLQDVLTSPGITKVMHSCSVASAALYYQFNIRLQNVFDTQVANLMIEEKKGRELVSLLKLEEICEKYSSVSKVKDQVAEKDMGIREMGSLWDRRPLSDDMVQYAAADIITPVQDVYNAMKKFIDENELLEQFNKRIEEEILYFVNEKMREQRRKRVNEAILRVLRKIDQRYSPETNWKELDDPDVIMAIERVPFRELGEFSPLISRLKYQNMQQDLDKVEESFASEDGITNILSGQFASSLRTARSCREGVIKDRTNAILDRVIKLTLDHIRRNYDVTTPSSHISRFEKDILTWMRPCPSGEHDPRYNKVVLALYWKLMESELDDTIQTFERDPDEFVMYEGHYKKVKFFANRRSKVPQAIRLKASNFLGELDDMFGPGVIPDNRSAR; encoded by the exons ATGAATGCGGAGATCATCACTGACACCAGTAGGTGCCTTGACGTCACGAATAAACTCGAGAAGTTTGACGTCATCGCAGTTGGCACCGAGGGAGTTCACCTTGGCAAGGATGGCCCACTTACATTAGTACAGATTGGAACGattgatgacaatgtgtatctATTTGATATCCATACAAACAAGGATCTCTTCACCAAGGGTAAATTACAGGACGTACTGACATCGCCGGGAATCACAAAG GTGATGCATTCTTGCTCTGTGGCAAGTGCCGCCCTCTACTATCAATTTAACATTCGACTCCAGAATGTGTTTGACACTCAG GTAGCCAACCTGATGATAGAGGAGAAAAAGGGGAGAGAACTCGTCTCGTTATTGAAACTGGAGGAAATATGCGAGAAATATTCGTCAGtgtcaaaggtcaaagatcAAGTTGCAGAAAAG GACATGGGGATAAGAGAGATGGGCAGTCTGTGGGATAGGCGTCCTCTATCTGATGATATGGTTCAATACGCAGCAGCTGACATCATCACTCCTGTGCAGGATGTGTACAACGCCATGAAAAA GTTCATAGACGAAAATGAGCTTTTAGAGCAATTCAACAAGCGCATAGAAGAGGAAATTCTTTACTTCGTCAATGAGAAAATGCGAGAGCAGCGAAGGAAGAGAGTTAACGAAGCGATATTACGTGTTTTGAGAAAGATTGATCAGCGATATTCACCTGAAACAAACTGGAAGGAATTGGACGACCCTGATGTCATAATGGCTATTGAGAGAGTCCCCTTCAGGGAACTTGGCGAATTTTCGCCTCTTATATCTCGGCTGAAGTACCAAAATATGCAGCAGGACTTAGATAAGGTGGAGGAGAGCTTTGCCTCGGAGGATGGCATTACCAACATATTGAGCGGGCAGTTTGCTAGTTCGCTGAGAACTGCACGTAGCTGTAGGGAGGGTGTGATAAAGGACAGAACAAACGCCATATTAGATCGGGTTATCAAACTAACACTGGATCACATCCGTAGGAATTATGACGTCACCACGCCATCGTCGCACATCTCACGTTTCGAGAAGGATATCCTGACTTGGATGCGACCATGCCCATCAGGGGAACACGACCCACGATACAATAAAGTTGTACTAG CTTTATATTGGAAACTGATGGAGTCTGAACTTGACGATACTATTCAGACGTTTGAGCGAGACCCGGATGAGTTCGTCATGTATGAAGGGCACTACAAAAAGGTCAAGTTTTTCGCGAACCGAAGGTCAAAGGTACCTCAGGCCATAAGGTTGAAAGCGTCAAATTTCCTAGGAGAACTCGACGATATGTTCGGGCCAGGAGTCATTCCAGACAATCGATCTGCCCGTTGA
- the LOC138317457 gene encoding uncharacterized protein isoform X1 — protein MSQTRNVEVVTDVNRCRDIVKELEKSEVIAVDAEGVQLGKDGPLTLLQVGTVDHDVFLFDIHTNKALFTEGKLQDLLTSPRITKVIHSCHGDSAALYFQFKIRLQNVFDTQVANQMIEESKGRELVPLLKLEDICQKYSSVAKVADQKDAVKDLWVREIGDLWARRPMSDDMVQYAAGDVTALVPEVYNNMDKYIKEHGLLHQFQKRTEEEVLFEVDEQAREQRQRRVKEATNRILKTIDQKYSSEANLKDIDDQNVIMAIQRLHVNELGAFSPLINRLKCQSMQQGLDNLEESFLSEDGTFNIVNGRFDRSLKTAYSSKDPLIKDRARALQDRVVKITLDHIARKNDVTTPLSHISRHDKDALNWMRPSPSGENDSRYNKVVLALYWKLMEADLDETVQSFGRKPTKFTMHEGYYKKVKFYMHKNTSVPQSIKVKAIDFMKSLEGTYGEGVVPKHRVSR, from the exons ATGTCACAAACAAGGAACGTGGAGGTTGTTACTGACGTAAACAGGTGTCGTGACATCGTGAAGGAACTGGAGAAATCTGAAGTCATCGCGGTAGACGCTGAGGGGGTCCAGCTTGGTAAGGATGGACCCCTAACTCTACTTCAGGTGGGGACGGTCGACCATGACGTCTTCCTTTTTGACATTCATACAAACAAGGCTCTTTTTACTGAGGGGAAATTGCAGGACCTTCTGACATCACCAAGGATTACTAAA GTGATTCATTCCTGCCATGGTGACAGTGCTGCACTATACTTCCAGTTTAAAATTCGTCTCCAAAATGTGTTCGATACACAG GTTGCAAACCAGATGATAGAGGAAAGCAAAGGGAGAGAACTTGTCCCGCTTTTGAAGCTCGAAGATATTTGTCAGAAATATTCCTCTGTGGCGAAAGTCGCAGATCAGAAGGATGCAGTCAAG GACCTGTGGGTAAGAGAGATCGGTGATCTTTGGGCTAGGCGTCCAATGTCTGATGACATGGTGCAATATGCTGCAGGTGACGTCACAGCCCTTGTTCCAGAAGTGTACAACAACATGGATAA ATATATCAAGGAACACGGGCTTCTCCATCAATTCCAAAAACGCACTGAAGAGGAAGTTCTTTTCGAAGTCGATGAACAGGCGAGAGAACAAAGACAAAGGCGAGTTAAGGAAGCTACTAAtcgtattttgaaaacaattgatCAGAAATATTCATCTGAAGCAAACTTGAAGGATATAGATGATCAAAATGTTATAATGGCAATCCAAAGACTTCATGTCAATGAACTTGGTGCATTTTCGCCCCTCATCAATAGACTGAAATGTCAGAGTATGCAACAAGGCCTAGATAATTTGGAGGAAAGCTTTCTTTCGGAGGATGGGACTTTCAATATAGTGAACGGAAGGTTTGACAGATCTCTGAAAACTGCATATAGTTCTAAAGATCCATTGATAAAAGACAGAGCAAGAGCTTTACAAGACCGTGTCGTGAAAATAACACTGGATCATATTGCTagaaaaaatgacgtcacaactccACTGTCCCATATCTCACGTCACGATAAAGACGCTCTCAACTGGATGCGACCATCACCGTCAGGAGAGAATGACTCACGATATAACAAAGTCGTACTAG CATTATATTGGAAATTGATGGAAGCGGACCTTGACGAAACTGTTCAGAGCTTTGGACGAAAACCGACCAAGTTTACTATGCATGAAGGATACTACAAAAAGGTCAAGTTTTACATGCATAAAAACACATCGGTACCTCAGTCAATTAAAGTTAAAGCAATAGATTTTATGAAATCACTCGAGGGAACGTATGGCGAAGGAGTGGTACCTAAACATCGAGTAAGTCGTTAA
- the LOC138317457 gene encoding uncharacterized protein isoform X2 yields the protein MSQTRNVEVVTDVNRCRDIVKELEKSEVIAVDAEGVQLGKDGPLTLLQVGTVDHDVFLFDIHTNKALFTEGKLQDLLTSPRITKVANQMIEESKGRELVPLLKLEDICQKYSSVAKVADQKDAVKDLWVREIGDLWARRPMSDDMVQYAAGDVTALVPEVYNNMDKYIKEHGLLHQFQKRTEEEVLFEVDEQAREQRQRRVKEATNRILKTIDQKYSSEANLKDIDDQNVIMAIQRLHVNELGAFSPLINRLKCQSMQQGLDNLEESFLSEDGTFNIVNGRFDRSLKTAYSSKDPLIKDRARALQDRVVKITLDHIARKNDVTTPLSHISRHDKDALNWMRPSPSGENDSRYNKVVLALYWKLMEADLDETVQSFGRKPTKFTMHEGYYKKVKFYMHKNTSVPQSIKVKAIDFMKSLEGTYGEGVVPKHRVSR from the exons ATGTCACAAACAAGGAACGTGGAGGTTGTTACTGACGTAAACAGGTGTCGTGACATCGTGAAGGAACTGGAGAAATCTGAAGTCATCGCGGTAGACGCTGAGGGGGTCCAGCTTGGTAAGGATGGACCCCTAACTCTACTTCAGGTGGGGACGGTCGACCATGACGTCTTCCTTTTTGACATTCATACAAACAAGGCTCTTTTTACTGAGGGGAAATTGCAGGACCTTCTGACATCACCAAGGATTACTAAA GTTGCAAACCAGATGATAGAGGAAAGCAAAGGGAGAGAACTTGTCCCGCTTTTGAAGCTCGAAGATATTTGTCAGAAATATTCCTCTGTGGCGAAAGTCGCAGATCAGAAGGATGCAGTCAAG GACCTGTGGGTAAGAGAGATCGGTGATCTTTGGGCTAGGCGTCCAATGTCTGATGACATGGTGCAATATGCTGCAGGTGACGTCACAGCCCTTGTTCCAGAAGTGTACAACAACATGGATAA ATATATCAAGGAACACGGGCTTCTCCATCAATTCCAAAAACGCACTGAAGAGGAAGTTCTTTTCGAAGTCGATGAACAGGCGAGAGAACAAAGACAAAGGCGAGTTAAGGAAGCTACTAAtcgtattttgaaaacaattgatCAGAAATATTCATCTGAAGCAAACTTGAAGGATATAGATGATCAAAATGTTATAATGGCAATCCAAAGACTTCATGTCAATGAACTTGGTGCATTTTCGCCCCTCATCAATAGACTGAAATGTCAGAGTATGCAACAAGGCCTAGATAATTTGGAGGAAAGCTTTCTTTCGGAGGATGGGACTTTCAATATAGTGAACGGAAGGTTTGACAGATCTCTGAAAACTGCATATAGTTCTAAAGATCCATTGATAAAAGACAGAGCAAGAGCTTTACAAGACCGTGTCGTGAAAATAACACTGGATCATATTGCTagaaaaaatgacgtcacaactccACTGTCCCATATCTCACGTCACGATAAAGACGCTCTCAACTGGATGCGACCATCACCGTCAGGAGAGAATGACTCACGATATAACAAAGTCGTACTAG CATTATATTGGAAATTGATGGAAGCGGACCTTGACGAAACTGTTCAGAGCTTTGGACGAAAACCGACCAAGTTTACTATGCATGAAGGATACTACAAAAAGGTCAAGTTTTACATGCATAAAAACACATCGGTACCTCAGTCAATTAAAGTTAAAGCAATAGATTTTATGAAATCACTCGAGGGAACGTATGGCGAAGGAGTGGTACCTAAACATCGAGTAAGTCGTTAA
- the LOC138317187 gene encoding uncharacterized protein, giving the protein MVIMNLNSDTASVHISSYGGHLGNVTIQSNGVHTERFSSDFEVLNSGLSRKGIKVISDQHLSIYGISKHRNGFEGFFSIPTSLQGNHYFVTTGTSSSEILVVGIYQDTCVFVILNSNNTRVLYNGNSYSNGSIIKENLNEHSTMQIYSEGDLSGVEIEASKTVSVFSGNRVSGPYAGRNHMLEQIPPINQWTKEYVTAPPKGYSYDCQIMSGYPDTYVNYTCSENGEESTSLPEAGSFITLTFGDSVCSLISNKPIMVTMIVEKVDRPCLITVIGLVKMTGGTTVYVPPSIIDAQLVIVSNGSITVDPVDTSESTHIICPSYINGCVTYVDNLRNEQKYIISSPEQNYLISSFFHGRGSSRRRKIGYPIQHFNIEMEQTMREDSDVECVESTTDDPELPRTCQCCSSNNYTTDELDNILQQLRNELYVQPTKTVRYTRSLISAPDHRVSSKVIGYTCGCVIGCLGLCLLVFDRDNILTMMKTIRENLSYKKL; this is encoded by the exons ATGGTTATAATGAATTTAAACAGTGACACAGCAAGTGTTCATATTTCATCATATGGTGGACATTTGGGAAATGTTACAATCCAGAGCAACGGTGTCCATACCGAACGTTTCAGCAGTGATTTCGAGGTGCTTAATTCTGGGCTAAGCCGTAAGGGAATCAAAGTGATTTCTGACCAACATTTGTCGATATATGGCATCAGCAAGCATCGAAATGGATTTGAAGGTTTCTTCTCGATTCCAACCAGCCTTCAAGGAAACCACTATTTTGTAACAACAGGAACGTCGTCTTCAGAAATTCTTGTTGTTGGTATTTACCAAGATACGTGCGTATTTGTAATTCTAAATTCAAACAATACACGCGTTTTGTACAACGGGAATAGCTACAGCAATGGAAGCATCATTAAGGAGAATTTAAACGAACACAGCACAATGCAAATATATAGCGAGGGTGATTTGAGTGGAGTAGAGATCGAGGCCTCCAAAACCGTTAGTGTGTTTAGTGGCAACAGAGTTAGCGGTCCGTACGCTGGAAGAAATCACATGCTAGAGCAAATACCTCCTATAAACCAATGGACTAAAGAATACGTAACAGCGCCTCCAAAGGGCTATTCATATGATTGTCAAATAATGTCGGGGTATCCAGACACGTATGTGAATTACACATGTTCAGAAAATGGCGAGGAAAGCACTAGTCTGCCAGAAGCCGGATCCTTTATAACACTGACATTTGGCGATTCGGTGTGTTCTCTTATTTCAAATAAGCCAATCATGGTAACGATGATCGTAGAAAAAGTTGACCGGCCATGTTTGATTACTGTGATTGGACTCGTTAAAATGACTGGAGGAACAACTGTGTATGTACCACCCAGTATAATAGATGCACAATTGGTCATTGTAAGTAATGGAAGCATTACGGTGGATCCTGTGGATACCAGTGAGTCCACACATATAATCTGTCCAAGCTATATCAATGGATGTGTAACATATGTGGACAATTTGAGGAATGAACAGAAATACATCATCAGCTCTCCCGAACaaaattatcttatttcaaGTTTTTTCCACGGAAGAGGGAGTTCAAGAAGAAGGAAAATAGGGTATCCCATTCAACACTTTAACATAGAG ATGGAGCAAACAATGAGGGAAGATTCAGATGTTGAGTGTGTTGAGAGTACCACCGATG ATCCAGAACTACCGAGGACATGTCAGTGCTGTAGTTCCAACAACTACACGACGGATGAACTTGACAATATATTGCAGCAGTTGAGGAATGAGTTATATGTCCAGCCGACTAAGACAGTGAGGTACACTCGCTCTCTAATCTCTGCACCGGATCATAGGGTCTCTTCAAAGGTCATAGGTTACACGTGTGGGTGTGTTATAGGATGTCTTGGCTTGTGCTTGTTGGTTTTTGACAGGGACAATATCCTGACAATGATGAAAACCATTCGAGAAAATCTTTCTTATAAGAAACTATAG